The following DNA comes from Cherax quadricarinatus isolate ZL_2023a chromosome 31, ASM3850222v1, whole genome shotgun sequence.
ACTGGAGCTCTGACGTCTGTACTTTGTACTGTATTTGTAGAAGTCGGACATTTCAAAAGGCTTTGTAACTTCTCTCGAGGGCTGATAAGTTCCTGCAGAGATAATCATATGATTACGAGGTGATTCATAGGGAACAGAGGCCTGAGAGGTATCAGCTGAATCAGAGCGAGATTGGAAGACACTGCCTgtgctactgctagtgctacttatactactaccacttaaGTTTAAGTTACACTGGCTAGCAGATATATTACCATTACTCTGACAGGAATCATTCATATCAATCATACTTGTACTGTTTTTGGTTCTGCGTCCTGAAGCTGGCGAATCTAATGAAGTCTCATACCAttcttttcctctctcctttttcaTTCTTGCTGCCTCTGCTAGAGATATTAATGGTTCTTCAACCATAGAACTTAGAGAGGTATTTACAGAAGAACTGTGACTACTGTGTGGCTCTGTCTTTGTACTAGTAACTTTGAGTGGAGGTATTTCACTACTAGATCTGCTGACCCTATGAGATGGTAAATCAGAAATACCTGGTCTTAGGATATGATGATCCACTGCATTACAATTCACTGCAGAACGAAGAGATGGAGGAGTTTCGTGGTGCATACCATTGGTAGGACGTAAAGGTAACTCAGTGGAAGAACGAAGGGGAGGTATATTTTCTTGGTCGTGATTAGGCTCTGACACAAAGGTAGTTTCCATATAACTCCTTCCACTGGATGTTCTCACCAGTCTATGTACTGTGCTACTCTGAGATCTCTGAACGGCACCATGATTTGACCCACGATGATGAACAGGTGGTGCAGGGAGGCCAGGGCCACTCTTGCTACGATGTCGATAACTTTGCAAGTTTCCATGGGACCCTCCTTGGtgtctgtactgtactggtccatCCACagtatctcctcctcctcctcctcctgacctTTCACTGGATGCTGTCTCAAAACTACAGTTGGCTGTGGTGGGATGGGAGTCACTAGTGGTATCCATAGCTTCCTGGTGAAGCTCTGGAGTGTGGAagtagtgattgtggtaatgtgggtggtgagggtaagTTCCTGTATGGCTTGGGTGTAAGTGGTGAGATGAGactgggtggtggtgattgtggtgtacATTATAGTGGGGAGACTGTTGGGTAATGCTTGGGGAGGGTAGAGAATCAAGGTGTTCCATGCTGCGTGACTCCAGCCTCCCACTGTTGGCGCGCCGACGGTCCAAACTGCCGTACCTGAGGAGTGGACCGTGTGTCATGCAAGGTAGTGTGCTCAATAGCTCAACTATATACATAACTGCTATGAAACATCACTTTAGTAGCTCTAGGTCAATATTTTTCTCTCATGAGTAAGTAGATGAGTAATAGCAAGAACCATTATTTCCCCATCTACCTACGAGAAAATATAACCTAATAAATGCTAAAGTTTTGCGTCTCATAACATCTAATGATCTAGTAACAACTATCATGCATTTTAAAAATATTCTTCAGTGGTATTTAGCTAACAAAATTAAAATGTAATACTTAGCAAATTATACATAATCTACAACATAATGAAGAAATCTTGTTTCATTGTTATAAAGCATTTCTCAATGATAAGCATTAAATAAGACGTGCAAGCTCATTTAGGCTGTATAAGTGAGTCTCATACTATCAACCAaactctctttacattattaaAGAAAGTTTGGCTAATGGTACTGAATCACTTACACCATACTTGTGCTTTAGTGAGACCATAACTGCTCAAATATAGGACACGATTTCTTCAAATAAATATGAACGCTTATATTAATACCAAtttatataaaaattatttactTTGTTGAAAGTGCATTTTCATAAAATTTTAAAGAAACATAAATAAAGCAAAAATTAAATTATATAAATGATTAATAACACAGAATGACCATGCCAGAAGTACATAACATAGCAGGGAATGGTTTCCAATGTCTAAACAGTAAAAAAGAGTCATGCTACAAAAAGATAAAGCAGTGTATCATCCGCACCTATCCTGGGAATCATTTCTCTGTCTGtaaggttggtgatggttatggtgttggggagtgttgttgATAAGGGTGGAAGTGTCGAGGTCATCCACACTATGACAAGCAAGGGAGGTGCGTTGTTGTGGGATATTGTAGAGACCGCCAGGAGTCTCAACGATGCCAGGGTCAGGTGCCCCATATGTCCCACTCGTGGTTCGTGGGTGTGGGATCCGACCCTCATCCGCCGGGACTGACTGTGATCGCGTGGAGAGGGTCGGATACTGCTGGCTTCGATACTGACTCCTGGTGTAGACGGAGCTAGGGATGTAGCCACTGGAAATTCAACCAAATATCATTTAAGTATCTTCATAAAACCACAAACCTAAGTTAAATTTAGTTATTAGATCATTAACACTAATCTCAATGTAGTAATATATTCTACATGTCTAAACTTCAGCATGGCTTTGGTTTTATTTTAGAATATCAATCTACTCTGGGCAAGTCCTGGACTTTCTTGCCAAAGCAGCACAGTGAGATTTTCTTGCAACACCTCCACAATAGTCTGTCTAAATAAACCTTAATTTTTGATGTTCAATAACAACTAAATTTTGGCCAAccttagatagatagatagacagatagatggagatagatagatagagagatagatagatagagagatagatagatagatagacagatagacagacagacagacatacatcatcttctttcaacgtaccagccgtatccgaccgaggtggggtggcccaaaaggaaaaacgaaagtttctcctttcaaatttagtaatatgtacaggagaaggggttactagccccttgctcccggcattttagtcgcctcttacaacatgcatggcttacggaggaagaattctgttccacttccccatggaggagacacacatttattttatatattttattatcacaccggccgattcccaccaaggcagggtggcccgaaaaagaaaaactttcaccatcattcactccatcactgtcttgccagaagggtgctttacactacagtttttaaactgcaacattaacacccctcatatacatatataatttattattggtagcaggttggtaaacagcaaccacccagggaggtactaccatcctgccaaatgagcatgaaatggaaacctgcaattgttttacacattggtaggattactggtgtcatttctttctctcataaacatgcaggataacaggtacatcttgctacttctatttacatttaggtcacactacacatgtatgtgGACAtgcatgtatacacactcatccgagttttcctttattttcttaatagttcttcttGCTCATTTTCCTATCATCTCCATGGGGATGTGGAAAAGAattctgtaagccatgtgtgttgcaaAAGGTAACTAAAATGCAGGAGGAAGGGGGCTAGTAACTCTTTTtgaataagttactaaatgtaaaaacaaGGAAAGAGCTTTCATTTCTTCTttatcaggtcaccctgcctcagtggcaaACGACCAgtgtggttaaaaaaaaaaatgggttcctAGTGTTTCCATGTATGAACAAGCTGTTTATAACACCGAACCTATTGTCCCATGGAAAGTACAATTACTGCAAAGGATCATTATGCATCATGAATATTTATAAATGTAGACtggcattaataaaaaaaatatatatatatgttaacaaGTCTTTTAGACCTTGGTCATAAGTGTCAATCATCAAAACTCGAGGACCCTGTGTATACATGCACAAACCTGTGGGGTCTGTTGGGACTGGCCGATCTTGAGCAAACAGATCCATTTGGCTGTTTATGAGGACTTGTTGGTGCCGAATGAACTCCAGCAGATGCTATACTGTGACCACCAGGTGACAGATCCCGTCTTGCTCGTGCTCTCACTGGGGTTGATGGAAGCAGAGGTGAACGTGGTGACACAGGTGGATGGGAAGATGGTGCAGGAGAAAGACTTACACCCTCAGCATTTAAAGCATCAAGGTGAGAGTCACGTAAGCTGTCCCGAGGAGAGTTTTGACTGCTGCTGACTGTTGTATTGTTTACGTTTGTGCTCTCATCATAACTGCCCACACCTGAAAGAACAGATATTTTACCTCATCTTAGGAATGAATGTTATTTCCTTCTCAAGTATCATTCCTAAATCCTAAATTTATCTATAGTCTTCACTATTCCAATTCTCAAGTTTTGTTACAATAGTATTTCTaaaatacagtactgtaaatACTTATAAAATGCAAGAATGGTACTGGACAATACTTTAAGTTCTTCAAAACTGTGACCTAAAACTGTTGTAAGTGTTCACAAATGCTTAATAATTACACAGAATGCGAGTCCcggtagctcgatcgctagcgcactcagttaTTACACTGAGGTCCAGAGATTGAATCTctggtacagctggaaaacatcagggatgtgtttccataagacacttgctgtccctgttcacccatcagtatcaaatgggtacctgggtgatagtcgactggtgtgggtcgcatcctgggacaaaactgacctaatttgcccaaaatgctcagcataataagcgctttttatatagtagtatgtcactgatgtcagctaggcctgcataccttgcacgtgtacttgtagaaataaagatattattattataaatcacATTACATAAGTATTCAAGTACCTCCTCATCAGTGTAGCACAAGTTGCTTTACAAAAAAACAATGAAATCACTTTGTGAGGAATAACTGTTGCCAAATTGGTGCAGTTAAATAGAAAAATAATTTACTCCCAGTAAACCTACTTACACCACACCTTGCACATAAGCTCTTAGCATGACTGCTCATCaccgatttaaaaaaaaataaaaacacttcCATTTTCCCGTCAAGTCTCTACCTGCATTATCCTAACATGTATTTTGTGGGCAGTACAAGAATCATACAATGTAATAACAATGTAAAGTTGCCTTTTCTCAGGTGCCCTTTTTATTTTGTTCACAATGCTAAACAAAGTTTGTGTTGTCTCCTCCCTATTTATACTACCGGTCCATAATACTAAACAAGGTTTAAGTTATTTCAGTCTTATTCCATTATACTATACTTTAACATCCCCTCAAAATAtattatttaatctttaaaataaGACTTATTTCATTCTCTcctttccccctccttccctctctccctgtctttcAACACTTCCCATCCCTCATACCTCTATCATAAATAGCACATACTTAACCTACACGAGCAAGTTCTGCATTTACGAATCCTCCTTTTCATAAGTTTCGAATTATACCTTACTGCCCAAAACCTACAAGGCCAGTTTATGTATTATATGCCAAACATCATTTTTCCAAGCTTCAGATTTTCTAGTGCTTATAAAAGAAGTTGGTCACAGGTCTTGGGGGTGAAGGCATCTCAATACAACTTATGCTGAAATGGCACTTAATTACAACATTACAACCTATTAGATCACAATTTTACTGTATACAGCACTACTAACTTAATGTCACATTACAGTTTCTCTGCAAATGTGATAAAAATGTCTACCTCAAAGTGCTATGCTAACTTTACCCAACTCCAAAAAGCTCTCAAGAAGACAGCACTATCTTCAAATATGAGAGAGACTTAACCCTcgaactgtccaaatgtagatctatgttcgctcgcatagcactccaaacgtagatctacatttgattTTACATgctttatgtaaaaaaatgtagatctacgttcggagcgttacgcgagcgaacgtagatctacgtttggacaatttaagggttaatatcctGAGATCAGTAAGGAAGTATCTAATACTGGACACTAGTACAGGATTAAACTTTCAGCAAAGTGTGCAATAAGTGCCAAAGAGAAAAAAGTACCAGTACTGATAAACTAGTTTCAATTAACATTGAATACCTGGTTCATATGACCCTCAAGTTGACACAACCCTTAaaacccaacaccaccaaccCTGTCCTCAATTTACAAACTGCAGGAATTAACCTACATTTCTTTTATAGATTTCAATTAATTTTCCCTCTGTTTCttttaataatattttttgaCTGCCACATAAGATATTTTTTCTTTACAGTGCATCTTATATGATGTAAAATACAGTAAAATTTGTATCAAGGGCAAAACACTTGTCGTTTCACCAGAGCAGgttgagctgtgactcgacccttgcaaccacaaatggatGAGTACATTACTTTGACACTGAAGTACACACCACAATCAGAGTTGTGTTAAACAATGACCCATTTGGCACACAACATTACTCTCACTTATTTAAGTGCTGAAAATAGACTGTGAACTCAATGGCAAAAATATTGATGGTCAACACTTTTTTAAATGAGTGTGGTCCCAAGAATGCCAGTTTTAAGCTGACCCTACTCGACCATTTTCTCATTTAAATGTAAATTCATTGTGTCCATAAACAAAACTCATGAATAAAGTCCTTACCCTCGCTGTCCGACACAGGTCGAGGTTTTTTCTTCTGTTTTGGCATACCACTTGCTGTTGCTGCCTGCTTAGATTTGGCAGCTTTTAGTTTATGTTCCAGGTCTTTTAATCGCTGAGCAGATTGCTGGTATGTCATTTTGCGCTGTTTTCTAACTCCTTTCCTTGCTGACGTTTCATTTGCTAATCTTAAAGCGGCACTCGTAATTTTACCTTGAATTTCGTACTCTAATTCCAAGGCTGCTACAGTTTCCTCCTGTGTAGTAGTTACAATGTACTGAATACCAATCAAAAATTATAAAGACACAAAGATATCagaatatgactcacgaaatcgtaatgacacgattgcaaacaaaccataccacggacggggatagaacctgcgatcagagtctgaaaaactccatggtctggagttttgagactctctgatcgcgggttctatccccgtccatggtatggtttatatcAGAATATACTTTACAGTGAATATTAATAAATTCACATAAAATTATTTATTCCATCTTTTTTCTGTATACAGCCCTATATTCTGCCAATAAATAAGCCATTAAAAATTTCTAGCAGATTTTGGTCTTTGCAAGTGCTGTAAAAGTTATCTGTACCTGTTTGTTAATGATTTTGTTAATAAGATTTTCACTAAGCGTAAACGATGTACCAACTCTCTTGCGCACAGTAGGCGGAGGCTGCCCTGGCATTAGAGGGTACTCGGGAGGCAACTCTCCTGTTAACTCTCCTTCACGCAGACATAATAACCTCagctcctcctccttttctttgATCTTCTCCTGGAGTGCATCTCGACGCTGCTTAAGAGCACTCTGCATCTCCATCCTGGCTTGGTGGAGGCTCTCAGTGCTGGCACTATCTTCTGATGAAACATTATAAAAAAGTAAGATCAAATATGCATGAATAAATTTCAGTAAGATATTGGCTTCCTGATTTTGAACAAGCTGAATCAAGTAAGGAAAAATGCCAGGCAATGTAGTACAGTGTATGTATTATAtttcaacaatttaaattttacaTTTACCTGCAAGAGAATTGTTGACCAAGGATGAG
Coding sequences within:
- the LOC128697901 gene encoding uncharacterized protein isoform X4 produces the protein MCVLCTLVLFLFTCSESCMRTQLKKNQLIPTSVIRDHPSLQYCEERVAEEHRTLLGYTRGQAILQYMSLVERLPTYGVHYYEVRDRSNLPWYLGLSHNGIAQYDFLDKRKPRRVFLWKQLENLYFRERKFSIEVHDPKRVVHTLSSFNLYEDAIEDSRDHHDDLLAAITEATTQVSVSRRTFGPGNVSVYVWFAETQALCKAIWSMAIAQHQFYLDRKTSRSEASGVRELPELAVELSRSCVSLSTHSSSSNLSRSGSHSSLVNNSLAEDSASTESLHQARMEMQSALKQRRDALQEKIKEKEEELRLLCLREGELTGELPPEYPLMPGQPPPTVRKRVGTSFTLSENLINKIINKQEETVAALELEYEIQGKITSAALRLANETSARKGVRKQRKMTYQQSAQRLKDLEHKLKAAKSKQAATASGMPKQKKKPRPVSDSEGVGSYDESTNVNNTTVSSSQNSPRDSLRDSHLDALNAEGVSLSPAPSSHPPVSPRSPLLPSTPVRARARRDLSPGGHSIASAGVHSAPTSPHKQPNGSVCSRSASPNRPHRYGSLDRRRANSGRLESRSMEHLDSLPSPSITQQSPHYNVHHNHHHPVSSHHLHPSHTGTYPHHPHYHNHYFHTPELHQEAMDTTSDSHPTTANCSFETASSERSGGGGGGDTVDGPVQYRHQGGSHGNLQSYRHRSKSGPGLPAPPVHHRGSNHGAVQRSQSSTVHRLVRTSSGRSYMETTFVSEPNHDQENIPPLRSSTELPLRPTNGMHHETPPSLRSAVNCNAVDHHILRPGISDLPSHRVSRSSSEIPPLKVTSTKTEPHSSHSSSVNTSLSSMVEEPLISLAEAARMKKERGKEWYETSLDSPASGRRTKNSTSMIDMNDSCQSNGNISASQCNLNLSGSSISSTSSSTGSVFQSRSDSADTSQASVPYESPRNHMIISAGTYQPSREVTKPFEMSDFYKYSTKYRRQSSSNLGGINGSSTGTTSGSVSSVSSGGDTPLSPVLPPRAQVLVSNSKLLPPSPNMVAHHSAPAPQQKGVYQPLTPLTCQPLEVMKGSPAPGEADDPVGGSWDAAPLHQAVPATVTHKRSATLV
- the LOC128697901 gene encoding FERM domain-containing protein 4A isoform X1, which translates into the protein MCVLCTLVLFLFTCSESCMRTQLKKNQLIPTSVIRDHPSLQYCEERVAEEHRTLLGYTRGQAILQYMSLVERLPTYGVHYYEVRDRSNLPWYLGLSHNGIAQYDFLDKRKPRRVFLWKQLENLYFRERKFSIEVHDPKRVVHTLSSFNLYEDAIEDSRDHHDDLLAAITEATTQVSVSRRTFGPGNVSVYVWFAETQALCKAIWSMAIAQHQFYLDRKTSRSEASGVRELPELAVELSRSCVSLSTHSSSSNLSRSGSHSSLVNNSLAEDSASTESLHQARMEMQSALKQRRDALQEKIKEKEEELRLLCLREGELTGELPPEYPLMPGQPPPTVRKRVGTSFTLSENLINKIINKQEETVAALELEYEIQGKITSAALRLANETSARKGVRKQRKMTYQQSAQRLKDLEHKLKAAKSKQAATASGMPKQKKKPRPVSDSEGVGSYDESTNVNNTTVSSSQNSPRDSLRDSHLDALNAEGVSLSPAPSSHPPVSPRSPLLPSTPVRARARRDLSPGGHSIASAGVHSAPTSPHKQPNGSVCSRSASPNRPHSGYIPSSVYTRSQYRSQQYPTLSTRSQSVPADEGRIPHPRTTSGTYGAPDPGIVETPGGLYNIPQQRTSLACHSVDDLDTSTLINNTPQHHNHHQPYRQRNDSQDRYGSLDRRRANSGRLESRSMEHLDSLPSPSITQQSPHYNVHHNHHHPVSSHHLHPSHTGTYPHHPHYHNHYFHTPELHQEAMDTTSDSHPTTANCSFETASSERSGGGGGGDTVDGPVQYRHQGGSHGNLQSYRHRSKSGPGLPAPPVHHRGSNHGAVQRSQSSTVHRLVRTSSGRSYMETTFVSEPNHDQENIPPLRSSTELPLRPTNGMHHETPPSLRSAVNCNAVDHHILRPGISDLPSHRVSRSSSEIPPLKVTSTKTEPHSSHSSSVNTSLSSMVEEPLISLAEAARMKKERGKEWYETSLDSPASGRRTKNSTSMIDMNDSCQSNGNISASQCNLNLSGSSISSTSSSTGSVFQSRSDSADTSQASVPYESPRNHMIISAGTYQPSREVTKPFEMSDFYKYSTKYRRQSSSNLGGINGSSTGTTSGSVSSVSSGGDTPLSPVLPPRAQVLVSNSKLLPPSPNMVAHHSAPAPQQKGVYQPLTPLTCQPLEVMKGSPAPGEADDPVGGSWDAAPLHQAVPATVTHKRSATLV
- the LOC128697901 gene encoding FERM domain-containing protein 4A isoform X3, encoding MSLVERLPTYGVHYYEVRDRSNLPWYLGLSHNGIAQYDFLDKRKPRRVFLWKQLENLYFRERKFSIEVHDPKRVVHTLSSFNLYEDAIEDSRDHHDDLLAAITEATTQVSVSRRTFGPGNVSVYVWFAETQALCKAIWSMAIAQHQFYLDRKTSRSEASGVRELPELAVELSRSCVSLSTHSSSSNLSRSGSHSSLVNNSLAEDSASTESLHQARMEMQSALKQRRDALQEKIKEKEEELRLLCLREGELTGELPPEYPLMPGQPPPTVRKRVGTSFTLSENLINKIINKQEETVAALELEYEIQGKITSAALRLANETSARKGVRKQRKMTYQQSAQRLKDLEHKLKAAKSKQAATASGMPKQKKKPRPVSDSEGVGSYDESTNVNNTTVSSSQNSPRDSLRDSHLDALNAEGVSLSPAPSSHPPVSPRSPLLPSTPVRARARRDLSPGGHSIASAGVHSAPTSPHKQPNGSVCSRSASPNRPHSGYIPSSVYTRSQYRSQQYPTLSTRSQSVPADEGRIPHPRTTSGTYGAPDPGIVETPGGLYNIPQQRTSLACHSVDDLDTSTLINNTPQHHNHHQPYRQRNDSQDRYGSLDRRRANSGRLESRSMEHLDSLPSPSITQQSPHYNVHHNHHHPVSSHHLHPSHTGTYPHHPHYHNHYFHTPELHQEAMDTTSDSHPTTANCSFETASSERSGGGGGGDTVDGPVQYRHQGGSHGNLQSYRHRSKSGPGLPAPPVHHRGSNHGAVQRSQSSTVHRLVRTSSGRSYMETTFVSEPNHDQENIPPLRSSTELPLRPTNGMHHETPPSLRSAVNCNAVDHHILRPGISDLPSHRVSRSSSEIPPLKVTSTKTEPHSSHSSSVNTSLSSMVEEPLISLAEAARMKKERGKEWYETSLDSPASGRRTKNSTSMIDMNDSCQSNGNISASQCNLNLSGSSISSTSSSTGSVFQSRSDSADTSQASVPYESPRNHMIISAGTYQPSREVTKPFEMSDFYKYSTKYRRQSSSNLGGINGSSTGTTSGSVSSVSSGGDTPLSPVLPPRAQVLVSNSKLLPPSPNMVAHHSAPAPQQKGVYQPLTPLTCQPLEVMKGSPAPGEADDPVGGSWDAAPLHQAVPATVTHKRSATLV
- the LOC128697901 gene encoding FERM domain-containing protein 4A isoform X2 codes for the protein MCVLCTLVLFLFTCSESCMRTQLKKNQLIPTSVIRDHPSLQYCEERVAEEHRTLLGYTRGQAILQYMSLVERLPTYGVHYYEVRDRSNLPWYLGLSHNGIAQYDFLDKRKPRRVFLWKQLENLYFRERKFSIEVHDPKRVSVSRRTFGPGNVSVYVWFAETQALCKAIWSMAIAQHQFYLDRKTSRSEASGVRELPELAVELSRSCVSLSTHSSSSNLSRSGSHSSLVNNSLAEDSASTESLHQARMEMQSALKQRRDALQEKIKEKEEELRLLCLREGELTGELPPEYPLMPGQPPPTVRKRVGTSFTLSENLINKIINKQEETVAALELEYEIQGKITSAALRLANETSARKGVRKQRKMTYQQSAQRLKDLEHKLKAAKSKQAATASGMPKQKKKPRPVSDSEGVGSYDESTNVNNTTVSSSQNSPRDSLRDSHLDALNAEGVSLSPAPSSHPPVSPRSPLLPSTPVRARARRDLSPGGHSIASAGVHSAPTSPHKQPNGSVCSRSASPNRPHSGYIPSSVYTRSQYRSQQYPTLSTRSQSVPADEGRIPHPRTTSGTYGAPDPGIVETPGGLYNIPQQRTSLACHSVDDLDTSTLINNTPQHHNHHQPYRQRNDSQDRYGSLDRRRANSGRLESRSMEHLDSLPSPSITQQSPHYNVHHNHHHPVSSHHLHPSHTGTYPHHPHYHNHYFHTPELHQEAMDTTSDSHPTTANCSFETASSERSGGGGGGDTVDGPVQYRHQGGSHGNLQSYRHRSKSGPGLPAPPVHHRGSNHGAVQRSQSSTVHRLVRTSSGRSYMETTFVSEPNHDQENIPPLRSSTELPLRPTNGMHHETPPSLRSAVNCNAVDHHILRPGISDLPSHRVSRSSSEIPPLKVTSTKTEPHSSHSSSVNTSLSSMVEEPLISLAEAARMKKERGKEWYETSLDSPASGRRTKNSTSMIDMNDSCQSNGNISASQCNLNLSGSSISSTSSSTGSVFQSRSDSADTSQASVPYESPRNHMIISAGTYQPSREVTKPFEMSDFYKYSTKYRRQSSSNLGGINGSSTGTTSGSVSSVSSGGDTPLSPVLPPRAQVLVSNSKLLPPSPNMVAHHSAPAPQQKGVYQPLTPLTCQPLEVMKGSPAPGEADDPVGGSWDAAPLHQAVPATVTHKRSATLV